A region from the Pseudomonas sp. KU26590 genome encodes:
- a CDS encoding helix-turn-helix domain-containing protein codes for MNTETGTFLAEVRSASGVTQKQIAERMSGNQTRVSRIESGDGDAADVDAYLTAVGTQQAEQLRELLKQSWNNLPRPSLRHRDLETLVAVEQGLARVRAFLNDGQVSTVLAGQAQLLDRRLEEAGRYLLSLDHEVVYVGEIGVGKTTAACRQAGLVVDEATAADLKGMLLDTGGGRTTLCDVRVEPGERFALILEPVSDEEVYKLVTEICRSLYERASGEFSQSTVEFKPAEEVERALRNMAGLHRPTRARKGQVTAPDPAIELSKSFLSLDAFAAEFAARLTLWRRSRRTIEFEGVDEKDGRQWLRSTFTAINNGRHEEFSLPGRVTITVPFALVPDSRLSIAMIDTRGVDGSAVRPDILEHLKDSRAITLLCSKWGSAPDPSVQALLTHVNETDADPALLKRVSIVALARQGDALSMRHDSGDAAEDIDEGYDIKIGQIEDALQKIGLAGIEAFAFDASTDDPSSLTHFVLDRISAMRGTQADSAKATIATIDQMIENRAQATAMAALNTVSGNLDRFANRNAQLCGMRRPAYDLLLGVVGQLHARTVWAATRRAGRFWNFSAYQYLGDGAAAEAKFRSSAILAGLTAVIESDLDNEELESVRGFLQQVQADAAQWDADFVNAARHHAIAVYTLALSQDRELWDDCEKEYGYGLGGYRAGVKDKLRAWFEEHMDLREELERRIARSWQTSFIAPLKKAAGTAESTGEA; via the coding sequence ATGAATACTGAAACGGGTACTTTTTTGGCTGAGGTGCGTAGCGCGTCAGGGGTTACACAGAAGCAGATAGCTGAGCGGATGAGCGGTAATCAAACACGTGTGTCAAGGATTGAGTCTGGTGACGGCGATGCTGCTGACGTCGATGCTTATCTCACCGCAGTTGGCACCCAGCAAGCAGAGCAATTACGTGAACTGCTAAAACAGAGTTGGAACAACCTGCCCCGACCATCACTCCGTCATCGCGACCTTGAAACGTTGGTAGCCGTAGAGCAGGGTCTTGCGCGCGTTCGGGCATTTCTAAATGACGGGCAGGTCTCCACGGTTCTCGCAGGCCAAGCACAATTGCTTGATCGGCGTCTGGAGGAAGCAGGAAGATATCTACTTTCGCTAGATCATGAAGTCGTTTACGTTGGAGAGATTGGCGTCGGCAAGACAACTGCTGCTTGCCGGCAGGCGGGACTAGTCGTGGATGAGGCTACTGCTGCGGATCTAAAAGGGATGCTGCTAGATACCGGCGGTGGCCGTACTACTTTATGCGATGTGCGCGTTGAGCCAGGTGAACGCTTTGCGCTCATTCTAGAGCCTGTCAGCGATGAGGAAGTTTACAAGTTGGTCACAGAGATTTGCCGGAGCCTTTACGAAAGGGCCTCAGGTGAGTTTTCTCAAAGCACCGTTGAGTTCAAGCCGGCAGAAGAGGTCGAGCGAGCCCTCCGTAATATGGCTGGATTGCATCGCCCTACGCGCGCTCGCAAAGGCCAAGTAACGGCACCTGATCCTGCAATTGAACTATCGAAAAGCTTCCTCTCTCTGGACGCGTTTGCTGCTGAGTTTGCTGCAAGGCTTACCTTGTGGCGTCGCAGCCGACGGACTATAGAATTCGAAGGCGTGGATGAGAAGGACGGCCGTCAGTGGCTACGCTCCACCTTTACTGCAATCAACAACGGCAGGCACGAAGAATTCTCCTTACCTGGCCGTGTCACAATCACCGTACCATTCGCCTTAGTACCTGACTCGCGCTTGTCCATTGCCATGATTGATACCCGAGGAGTCGATGGCAGTGCGGTTCGCCCCGACATTCTTGAGCATCTGAAAGACTCTAGAGCAATTACGCTTTTGTGCTCCAAGTGGGGCAGTGCGCCAGACCCCAGTGTTCAAGCCCTCCTTACGCACGTTAATGAGACAGACGCCGATCCAGCACTACTCAAGCGAGTGTCAATTGTCGCGCTCGCCCGCCAGGGTGACGCGCTTTCGATGCGGCATGATTCGGGGGATGCTGCTGAAGATATTGACGAAGGTTACGACATTAAAATTGGCCAAATCGAGGATGCTCTTCAGAAAATCGGCTTAGCAGGGATTGAAGCATTTGCTTTTGATGCCAGCACTGATGACCCTTCTTCGCTGACGCACTTCGTGTTGGATCGCATTTCGGCAATGCGGGGCACACAGGCTGACTCCGCAAAGGCAACGATTGCTACCATTGATCAGATGATTGAAAACCGTGCACAGGCTACCGCGATGGCAGCATTGAATACGGTAAGCGGTAATCTTGATCGATTTGCAAATCGCAATGCTCAGTTATGCGGCATGCGCCGTCCTGCTTACGATCTCCTTCTTGGGGTCGTTGGCCAGCTCCATGCTCGAACAGTTTGGGCTGCAACTCGGCGGGCTGGTCGCTTCTGGAACTTCAGCGCTTATCAATATTTGGGCGACGGCGCGGCTGCTGAAGCCAAGTTTAGATCATCAGCAATACTTGCTGGCTTAACCGCCGTTATCGAATCCGATCTGGATAACGAGGAGCTCGAAAGCGTGCGGGGCTTCCTGCAGCAAGTGCAGGCCGACGCTGCTCAGTGGGACGCCGACTTCGTTAATGCTGCTCGTCATCACGCTATCGCCGTGTATACACTAGCACTTAGTCAAGACCGCGAACTTTGGGATGATTGCGAAAAAGAATACGGCTACGGCTTGGGTGGATACCGTGCGGGGGTCAAGGATAAGTTGCGTGCTTGGTTTGAAGAACACATGGACCTGCGTGAAGAGCTCGAAAGACGCATAGCGCGCTCTTGGCAGACGAGCTTCATTGCTCCTTTGAAGAAGGCCGCGGGTACAGCTGAATCAACTGGTGAAGCCTAA
- a CDS encoding HNH endonuclease: MRWICKEDIQECLTELWRNTAAEALQKLQEAESVDKRKEILKKTSSTDIWRDFYASLPENLKKKCWYCEAEDIRADMPVDHFRPKNKVENDKEHDGYWWLAFNWENYRCACTFCNSRRNFELTQGGKACKFPLVNPEKRAYSPEQPWQEEQPDFLDPFDPDDWKLLWFDGDGRPEAKPEANLEEQRKVSNSIDIFHLHETRINRARNRIRIEIEKQIKTIKYGAPNEVLQAKLTLRAMTRETTKLSRAAIVYLRQHRELVAVKQILDLD, from the coding sequence ATGCGCTGGATTTGCAAGGAAGACATTCAAGAATGTTTAACGGAGCTTTGGCGTAATACAGCCGCTGAAGCTTTGCAGAAGCTGCAAGAAGCTGAGTCGGTCGATAAACGTAAAGAAATTCTAAAAAAAACAAGTTCCACAGATATCTGGAGAGATTTCTATGCCTCTCTCCCAGAGAACCTAAAGAAAAAATGCTGGTACTGTGAGGCCGAGGATATTCGCGCCGACATGCCAGTGGATCATTTCCGGCCTAAGAACAAAGTTGAAAATGATAAAGAACACGACGGGTACTGGTGGTTAGCATTCAATTGGGAAAACTATCGCTGCGCGTGTACCTTCTGTAACAGTAGAAGAAATTTTGAACTAACTCAAGGAGGAAAGGCATGTAAATTCCCTCTCGTCAACCCTGAAAAAAGAGCTTATTCGCCTGAGCAGCCGTGGCAAGAAGAACAGCCAGACTTCCTTGATCCATTCGACCCTGACGATTGGAAGCTGCTTTGGTTTGATGGGGACGGTCGACCCGAAGCGAAGCCTGAAGCAAACTTAGAAGAACAACGTAAAGTTTCTAATTCAATAGATATCTTTCATCTACATGAAACACGTATCAACAGAGCGCGCAACAGAATAAGGATAGAAATAGAAAAACAAATAAAAACAATAAAATATGGAGCTCCAAACGAGGTTCTGCAGGCAAAGTTGACACTAAGAGCAATGACTAGAGAAACTACAAAACTCTCGAGGGCCGCAATCGTGTATCTTCGTCAACACAGGGAGTTAGTGGCCGTTAAGCAAATTCTCGACCTCGACTAG
- a CDS encoding AAA family ATPase, with translation MKVDKLHIRSRFKNLDNVRVDFDEDNLMTVIVGRNGSGKSNVLEALVSIFRNLDLGEPPPFSYSITYRLGEEKSDRWEEITIDADPERGTLAKQYLVTAKSLKASEIQIIPFSKVKRNKKTGVAAYLPKYLFAYYSGPSDRLEKYFRKHRTDFYQKLLKNNVNLKGDIRPLFYAKPNHSQFVLLSFFLAEQDSPERVFLRTHLGIESLDSIHFVMRQPSWAKDKNELFWGADGVVRKFLDALFPYALAPTKITRKEDITLTGKNIKNEFFHLFLPDLESLKTFAKDLTPDELFKMLESTLLSEIISEVSIRVKVTNSELPLTFRELSEGEQQLLTVLGLLNFTGGKDSLFLLDEPDTHLNPSWAVKYLNFLREFVPNHETSHLLMVTHHPLAIAELERGQVQVMKKDANRITAEIPLESPRGMGINLMLRSDMFGLKTTLDGITQDKLTRRNFLASKESITKEEEVELREINAELDELGFSLSTDDVDYMDYLVQKYHSKLGETL, from the coding sequence ATGAAAGTTGACAAACTACACATTCGATCCCGATTTAAAAATCTAGATAATGTTAGAGTTGACTTTGACGAAGACAATTTAATGACCGTCATTGTTGGACGTAATGGTTCTGGAAAATCCAACGTACTAGAGGCACTTGTTTCTATTTTTCGCAACCTAGATCTAGGAGAGCCACCACCGTTCTCTTACAGCATCACTTATAGACTAGGCGAAGAAAAGTCCGACCGATGGGAAGAAATTACAATCGACGCGGACCCTGAAAGGGGCACACTGGCGAAGCAGTACCTCGTAACGGCGAAAAGCTTGAAAGCATCCGAAATTCAGATCATTCCATTTTCAAAAGTAAAAAGAAACAAAAAGACTGGGGTTGCGGCCTATCTACCAAAATATCTATTTGCATATTATTCAGGCCCTAGCGACCGACTTGAAAAATACTTCCGAAAGCATCGCACAGATTTTTATCAAAAATTATTAAAAAACAATGTAAATTTAAAAGGGGATATACGCCCACTTTTCTATGCAAAACCGAACCACAGCCAATTTGTATTACTTTCTTTCTTTCTCGCAGAGCAAGACAGCCCAGAAAGAGTATTCCTGCGCACACACCTTGGCATTGAGAGTTTAGATAGCATCCACTTTGTGATGCGCCAACCTTCTTGGGCGAAGGACAAAAATGAACTATTTTGGGGCGCAGATGGCGTTGTTCGAAAATTCTTAGACGCCCTTTTCCCATATGCCTTAGCGCCGACAAAAATAACAAGAAAAGAGGATATTACTCTAACTGGGAAAAATATAAAAAATGAATTTTTTCATTTATTTTTGCCAGATTTAGAATCTTTAAAAACATTCGCTAAAGACCTGACACCCGACGAACTTTTTAAAATGCTAGAAAGCACTCTTTTGTCCGAAATCATTTCCGAAGTTAGCATTAGAGTCAAAGTAACTAATAGTGAACTACCCCTAACATTTAGAGAGCTCAGTGAGGGCGAACAGCAGCTCCTCACAGTTTTAGGCCTGCTTAACTTCACAGGAGGTAAAGATTCTCTATTTCTACTCGATGAGCCCGACACGCATCTCAATCCATCATGGGCTGTTAAGTATCTTAATTTTTTGCGGGAGTTCGTGCCAAACCATGAGACCAGCCATCTATTAATGGTGACTCACCACCCATTAGCCATTGCAGAGCTTGAGCGCGGTCAGGTTCAGGTTATGAAAAAAGACGCAAACCGCATTACCGCAGAAATACCATTAGAAAGTCCGCGCGGAATGGGTATAAACCTCATGCTACGGAGCGATATGTTTGGTCTAAAAACCACACTGGATGGTATTACCCAGGACAAACTAACTCGGAGAAATTTTTTAGCCAGCAAAGAAAGTATAACCAAGGAAGAAGAGGTAGAGCTCAGAGAAATCAACGCCGAACTCGATGAGTTAGGATTCAGCCTTTCAACAGATGATGTAGACTATATGGATTACCTAGTCCAAAAGTATCATAGCAAGCTAGGAGAAACACTCTAA
- a CDS encoding restriction endonuclease subunit S, whose amino-acid sequence MSELPQGWLAVTLGEVIDFKYGKSLPAANRDGGKFPVYGSNGIVGHHSSWLSAAPTIIIGRKGSVGEVCFSEKNCSPIDTTYYVDNFDYLSPKFCFYLLKQLRLSELNKSTAIPGLNRQDAYNLTIPLPPLKEQIRIAEKIDALQDKLKNIKTRIDNIPELFKLLRQSILSAATSGQLTEDWRGGFSPSMSAIELHKKIKKAHETEGGHARSNASEPTEKAHDLSANDLPEEWEIAVLRDICTPGKPITYGILKPGPELDEGVPYIRVADFPGNKLNIEGIKKTSPEIDTQYKRARLSAGDLLLSIRGSVGRLIKIPTELEGANITQDTARLSISPEISTNYVYLVLLANSTQRRMKNAIRGVAVRGINIGDVRALQIPLPTLDEQIEIARRVEKIFALVDVLECKVQAAKIRIDRLSQSILAQAFRGELVPHDLNDEPAAALLDRVKTQRSTTPKIMRAINSMILDKEAAQKEIISVVDALVQAGSPLTSLELLKFAGYSSDAGTDQMEQFFLDLRKQLFLTTIIKHRPKNSHEDWFSLTNMENAE is encoded by the coding sequence ATGAGTGAGCTGCCACAAGGGTGGCTTGCAGTGACACTCGGAGAGGTTATCGATTTCAAATACGGTAAATCTCTACCTGCAGCTAATCGAGATGGAGGCAAATTTCCCGTTTACGGTTCGAACGGTATCGTGGGCCATCACTCATCTTGGCTCTCAGCAGCACCAACCATTATTATTGGACGTAAAGGCAGTGTTGGAGAGGTATGCTTTTCAGAAAAAAATTGTTCTCCTATAGACACGACTTATTATGTCGATAATTTTGATTATCTTAGCCCAAAATTCTGCTTTTATTTACTGAAGCAACTAAGGTTGAGCGAGCTGAATAAGTCTACCGCCATACCTGGATTAAATCGCCAAGACGCGTATAACTTAACTATTCCGCTACCTCCATTAAAAGAACAAATTCGTATCGCTGAGAAGATTGACGCTTTACAGGATAAACTCAAAAACATCAAAACTCGTATAGATAATATTCCAGAGCTGTTTAAACTTCTCCGTCAATCCATCCTGTCAGCTGCAACATCTGGACAATTAACAGAGGATTGGAGAGGAGGTTTTTCTCCATCTATGAGTGCCATAGAGCTTCATAAAAAAATCAAGAAGGCGCACGAAACCGAAGGCGGACATGCACGTAGCAATGCATCAGAGCCGACAGAGAAGGCTCATGACCTTTCCGCTAATGATTTGCCAGAAGAGTGGGAGATCGCAGTTCTAAGAGATATTTGCACCCCTGGCAAACCAATTACTTATGGAATTCTTAAACCGGGCCCAGAGTTAGATGAAGGCGTCCCCTACATTCGCGTTGCCGACTTTCCAGGGAATAAACTAAATATTGAGGGGATCAAGAAAACAAGCCCAGAAATTGATACCCAATACAAGCGCGCACGGCTATCCGCGGGAGACTTGCTCCTCTCGATTAGAGGAAGCGTTGGAAGACTAATCAAAATTCCGACAGAGCTAGAAGGAGCAAATATCACACAGGACACGGCACGTCTGTCGATATCACCCGAGATATCAACAAATTATGTCTATCTGGTTTTGCTTGCAAACTCAACTCAACGCCGGATGAAAAACGCAATACGAGGAGTTGCAGTTCGCGGGATCAACATCGGCGATGTTCGCGCCCTTCAAATTCCTCTCCCTACGCTAGACGAGCAGATCGAAATCGCCCGTCGCGTTGAAAAAATTTTCGCGTTAGTGGATGTGCTGGAATGCAAGGTCCAAGCTGCCAAAATCCGTATCGATCGATTGAGCCAAAGCATCTTGGCTCAAGCATTCCGAGGAGAATTAGTCCCTCACGACCTTAATGACGAGCCGGCCGCCGCTTTACTTGATCGCGTCAAGACTCAACGCTCTACAACACCTAAAATAATGCGAGCAATCAATAGTATGATTCTAGACAAAGAAGCAGCTCAGAAAGAAATCATCTCTGTTGTTGACGCGCTGGTTCAGGCAGGCAGCCCTTTAACAAGCCTAGAACTTCTTAAATTCGCCGGCTATTCAAGCGATGCTGGCACTGACCAGATGGAGCAGTTTTTTCTTGACTTAAGAAAACAACTATTTCTAACAACAATCATTAAACACCGCCCCAAAAACAGTCACGAAGACTGGTTTTCACTGACCAACATGGAAAACGCGGAATGA
- a CDS encoding HsdM family class I SAM-dependent methyltransferase: MNNSDIVQKLWTLCDILRDDGINYSDYVTELVLLLFIKMEYEQVQNNVDFSHKLPVGARWPDLAEKTGQQLLDHYRQLLVDLGNNKDPLIAAIYAEAQTRLKEPHHLEQLIKSLDSIDWFSAREDGLGDLYEGLLEKNANETKSGAGQYFTPRPLIDSIIRCVRPQAGETIQDPASGTAGFLIAADAYIKSQTDDLQKLSEKARNFQRSRAYSGIELVPGTRRLALMNTLLHGMEGIVHLGSALGPTGANQPKVDIILSNPPFGTAKGGGGPTRDDLLFKTSNKQLVFLQHIYLGLKPGGRAAVVLPDNVLFEAGVGTDVRRDLLERCNLHTILRLPTGIFYAQGVKTNVLFFQRGTVNNPRQEKSCTKRVWIYDLRSNMPNFGKRTPFSENNLKAFEHAYGEDANGNSPRSENVEGVGELSRFRVFTRDQIRERGDSLDISWLKSAESLSSSDLSTPEALAGEALAELTDALRELEQLIEVLGAGYEVSSQKQLMSEVMGLGADEGAAEDE, translated from the coding sequence ATGAATAACAGCGACATCGTCCAGAAGCTATGGACTCTCTGCGATATCCTCCGCGATGACGGCATCAATTACAGTGATTACGTTACCGAACTTGTGCTACTTCTATTCATTAAGATGGAATATGAGCAAGTCCAGAACAATGTTGATTTCAGCCACAAGCTACCGGTCGGTGCCCGATGGCCAGATCTAGCAGAAAAAACTGGACAACAACTGCTCGACCATTACAGGCAGTTGCTAGTTGATCTTGGAAATAATAAGGACCCATTGATCGCGGCCATTTATGCCGAAGCTCAAACGCGCCTGAAAGAGCCACATCACCTTGAGCAACTGATCAAGAGCTTGGACAGCATTGACTGGTTTAGCGCCCGAGAGGATGGGCTTGGCGACCTCTACGAAGGATTGCTGGAAAAGAACGCCAATGAAACCAAATCAGGAGCAGGTCAGTACTTCACGCCGCGCCCACTGATTGACAGTATTATTCGATGCGTACGACCACAAGCCGGCGAAACTATTCAAGATCCAGCATCGGGAACCGCTGGCTTTTTAATCGCCGCCGACGCTTATATCAAAAGCCAAACTGACGATCTCCAAAAGCTGAGTGAGAAAGCACGTAATTTTCAGAGGTCTCGCGCATATTCTGGCATCGAACTAGTACCAGGTACACGCCGATTGGCACTTATGAATACATTGTTGCACGGTATGGAAGGTATTGTACATTTGGGCAGCGCTCTCGGCCCAACCGGTGCGAATCAACCAAAGGTCGACATAATTCTTTCAAATCCCCCATTTGGTACTGCCAAGGGGGGCGGGGGCCCGACTCGCGATGATCTCTTATTTAAGACCAGCAACAAGCAATTAGTTTTTTTGCAGCACATCTATCTAGGGCTTAAACCCGGCGGGCGTGCTGCCGTTGTACTACCGGATAACGTATTGTTTGAAGCAGGCGTCGGGACCGACGTTCGCCGCGACTTGTTAGAAAGGTGCAACCTACACACCATATTGCGTCTTCCCACCGGCATATTCTACGCTCAAGGTGTCAAAACAAATGTGCTCTTCTTTCAACGAGGTACTGTCAACAATCCACGACAGGAAAAGAGTTGCACTAAAAGGGTTTGGATATATGACCTTCGCAGCAATATGCCAAACTTTGGAAAACGTACGCCTTTCAGTGAAAACAACCTCAAAGCCTTCGAGCACGCATACGGCGAGGATGCTAACGGTAATAGTCCACGCTCCGAGAATGTTGAAGGTGTCGGTGAGCTTAGCCGATTCCGGGTTTTTACCCGTGATCAGATCCGAGAGCGAGGCGATTCTTTGGATATCAGTTGGCTCAAGTCCGCTGAAAGTCTTTCGTCTTCAGACCTATCCACACCGGAAGCGCTAGCCGGCGAAGCTTTGGCCGAACTGACCGACGCATTGCGTGAGCTTGAACAGCTAATAGAAGTACTCGGGGCGGGGTATGAAGTGTCATCGCAAAAACAGTTGATGTCAGAGGTAATGGGATTAGGCGCGGATGAAGGAGCGGCTGAAGATGAGTGA
- a CDS encoding Fic family protein, with the protein MHSLTPDFLSGLRYNGLQIATLRSLGELRGKQQLFVAHRPRILKGLKQLAAIESSESSNRLEGVVVASGRLKSLIMKNAEPKTRSEQEVAGYRDALALIHEAAAVSPLSEGIIQQLNNMLCRYLPQEENYGKATTNNTIDCPPAGSSTVGSHPLEGHFRPMAMADTIIRYQTALDQNLADPLVLVPLSILDFLCIHPFSDGHGRVARLLTLLLLYQLDYSVGRFISIERIFEDSKESYYRTLETSSQGWHEGEHDVQPWLNYFWGALLRAYKEFEVRVGTIDYLPRGKSARVRAEALKRTGLFSISEIEKSCPGVSRDTVRLVLRSLKAGGLIEPTGKGRNAKWKKLSSMHSTPSDCPATTALILTPPRETHE; encoded by the coding sequence ATGCACTCTCTTACACCCGACTTCCTCTCAGGGCTACGCTATAACGGTCTTCAGATTGCTACGTTGCGCTCACTCGGCGAGCTTCGGGGCAAGCAACAGCTATTCGTAGCTCACCGTCCACGGATTCTCAAAGGCCTCAAACAACTCGCGGCCATTGAGTCCTCCGAGTCATCGAATCGCTTGGAAGGTGTGGTTGTAGCATCTGGGCGGCTGAAATCGCTCATCATGAAAAATGCGGAGCCCAAAACCCGCTCAGAACAAGAAGTAGCCGGATATCGCGATGCTCTTGCTTTAATCCACGAAGCAGCAGCCGTATCGCCGTTATCTGAGGGTATCATCCAGCAGCTAAATAATATGCTTTGCCGGTATCTGCCACAGGAAGAGAACTATGGGAAAGCGACAACAAACAACACAATTGATTGTCCCCCTGCTGGCAGCTCAACCGTTGGCTCACATCCGCTCGAAGGACATTTTCGGCCAATGGCGATGGCCGATACGATCATTCGCTACCAGACTGCGTTAGACCAGAATCTAGCCGACCCGTTGGTCCTAGTACCACTTAGTATCCTCGATTTTCTCTGCATACATCCGTTTTCAGATGGGCATGGCCGCGTAGCGCGACTGCTTACCTTGCTACTGCTTTACCAGCTTGATTATTCCGTAGGCCGCTTCATCAGCATTGAGCGTATTTTCGAGGACTCTAAGGAGAGCTACTACAGAACCCTTGAAACAAGCTCACAGGGCTGGCATGAAGGTGAACACGATGTCCAACCATGGCTCAACTATTTCTGGGGAGCTTTGCTACGTGCTTACAAGGAGTTTGAGGTGCGCGTAGGCACTATTGACTACCTTCCTAGAGGAAAGAGCGCCAGAGTTCGAGCTGAAGCACTTAAGCGCACCGGACTATTTTCGATTTCAGAGATCGAAAAGTCTTGCCCCGGCGTGAGCCGGGACACCGTACGTTTGGTTCTCCGCTCATTAAAAGCAGGCGGTTTAATTGAGCCTACAGGAAAAGGACGTAATGCAAAGTGGAAAAAACTAAGCAGTATGCATTCGACACCTAGCGATTGCCCCGCAACCACCGCCCTAATACTGACGCCTCCGCGAGAAACACATGAATAA
- the mobC gene encoding plasmid mobilization relaxosome protein MobC, with amino-acid sequence MGRTLQGTGQEARRSNQGSNRATAKKTQSLPPSRTYQQTKPIPYEEPKVRFEILLTPSEKAALTERDEAERCSQRRWIIDAIRAGLTNEAQFGMSDIEALGESNYQLLAIGQNLNQIARKLNEGVHDPVQTELIKGLSAIIDRHTHIVNVAIRASLERWVLE; translated from the coding sequence GTGGGCCGAACACTGCAAGGCACTGGGCAAGAAGCCCGGCGCAGCAATCAAGGAAGCAATAGAGCTACAGCTAAAAAAACTCAATCGCTCCCACCCTCGAGAACCTACCAGCAAACAAAGCCCATCCCATATGAAGAGCCAAAGGTTCGGTTTGAGATCCTGCTGACACCATCCGAAAAGGCGGCTCTTACAGAACGGGATGAGGCCGAACGATGCTCACAACGTCGATGGATCATTGATGCAATTCGGGCCGGACTGACAAATGAAGCGCAGTTCGGCATGAGTGATATTGAGGCACTGGGTGAGTCCAATTACCAACTGCTTGCTATTGGACAAAATTTGAATCAAATCGCGAGAAAGCTAAATGAGGGTGTCCATGATCCTGTTCAGACAGAATTGATAAAGGGGTTAAGTGCAATTATCGACAGGCACACGCATATCGTGAACGTAGCTATCCGAGCCAGTCTTGAGCGTTGGGTTCTTGAATGA